A single genomic interval of Xyrauchen texanus isolate HMW12.3.18 chromosome 8, RBS_HiC_50CHRs, whole genome shotgun sequence harbors:
- the gpatch8 gene encoding G patch domain-containing protein 8 isoform X3, translated as MGMGRMEMELDYAEDATEKRRVLEIEKEDTEELRQKYKDYAEKEKAIAKALEDLRANFYCELCDKQYQKHQEFDNHINSYDHAHKQRLKELKQREFARNVSSRSRKDCKKQEKMLRRLHELAEQRKQQDHVPGSGPMFKPTTVTVGGEKGEDSMDGVPMTIDSNTETSEDKGVCGVGGQGSPRTAPTISFGFNKTSSSPTPCGGSQAPKVSVSFSFAKKAPVKLEIAAAVFADHVEEAMEGEEGQEEEGEKTEAEEGAVASNTDSPQGTVGGGDGGGGGSGEDEQSQPDDGEALASTLNKLKMMMKKEEGYSGQEPQYYHYVPPAHCRVKPHFQFLLFMKASDQCASKEEEDGEKDEKAAAGENGEQTLLKVSSKSEKETENEPLHEQSTNPSPTSTKMKTEEKSRSTPVGQINTAVLDISSQPADTKQEMSAPPDTGPRIPSGPFFPVLGKDESTNLQWPSELLEFTKAQPSLSYSCNPLYFDFKLSRNKGNWAGKNSKPAKPVSTDGGEGSKSHNMDTTPTTSGEICTATMVAGPNTELKGHTSLKEEGAENENKEQKLPSSEDVSGGSKKKKKKKKHKKSSKRSKRSEKEKAAVEGELENEIPGEKTKKKKKHKRKKSKNKPLDAEDNEGVDRKEKEKDKGVKDGVSSAQSLVVTVSHEGEKRKRSHKISQCSGVEESSAEKPSSAEERNCTKRLKSDPSAPAASCSASARKSLSGGRPPSSDSEEDGGSSSQRSRPARHCSTPPREQRRHHSDDSGRSGHSRSRSSRGGDRNHRHHRGQKSHSRSYSSSSERSSARSSAYSRRSHSYSDSYSDYSDKERHHRSRRPSSDSDYERRDSGRSHRRHYSSSSSEDSRSRSRSHSRRKHHRRTHQRSSSRSSSRSSRSSSARSYRHSSYSRSRSSVSRSSSSTKGSPHRHGRSRRSDSVTQRRDFNRSRIYRSQSPRSSSRTQTRKSNSSSAQGTRGSGGAASKEDGGAAEHRNSFTARQLLEKIQSRKGGDESGTGTKSGIKNKDPPQGYFGPKLPPVLGNKSILPLFGKLQAGKKLPLFSLTRLIEGEKSEQGKNSGSSEVILVEPIREFPPPPPPPPQPPVQQQQQQKQQLEEAVPIALVAEETRHTASDPQAFHESQQQYEHDPAMMMPQYQGEARQDPSNPMLDGHLMGPDMGPQPTMHAYAGYPAPTMEDGEMGMEAEDDGLAPLESQPITFTPEEVEKYSKLQQAAQQHIQQQLLAKQVKSFPSAAAAAAAANLAAAANLAPAPPPPPAALQPIHIQQPTVSAASATSLTTMQHAILQHHAAAMGIHAHTQHHHHPAHAQLAQIHHIPQHHLTPISLSHLGHSLGHSLGHSLGHTGLIPSHHTAFLSGQPIHIIPASALHHTPFALHHVPHAALYPTLFAHRPGTAAAAAALQLHPLLHPIFSGQDLQHPPNHGS; from the exons ATGGGAATGGGGCGCATGGAGATGGAG CTGGACTATGCAGAAGATGCCACAGAGAAGCGGCGGGTGTTGGAGATAGAAAAAGAAGACACAGAGGAACTGCGCCAAAAATACAAG gATTATGCGGAAAAGGAGAAAGCCATAGCCAAAGCTCTGGAGGACCTGAGAGCCAACTTCTACTGTGAGCTGTGTGATAAGCAATATCAGAAACATCAGGAGTTTGACAATCACATCAACTCCTATGACCATGCACACAAACAG AGACTAAAGGAGCTGAAGCAGAGAGAGTTTGCTCGGAATGTGTCTTCTCGTTCTAGAAAGGATTGCAAGAAACAGGAGAAGATGCTGCGCCGTCTTCATGAATTGGCAGAACAAAGGAAGCAGCAAGATCA TGTCCCTGGTAGTGGCCCCATGTTTAAACCCACCACAGTGACAGTAGGTGGTGAGAAGGGAGAAGACTCCATGGATGGTGTGCCTATGACCATAGATTCCAACACAGAAACTAGTGAAGATAAAGGAGTCTGTGGTGTTGGTGGTCAAGGCTCCCCTAGAACAGCCCCTACCATCAGCTTTGGCTTCAATAAAACTAGCTCATCTCCAACACCCTGTGGAGGCTCACAGGCTCCCAAAGTCAGTGTCTCTTTCTCCTTTGCCAAAAAAGCCCCTGTCAAACTTGAGATAGCTGCAGCTGTCTTTGCAGACCATGTTGAGGAGGCAATGGAGGGAGAAGAAGGTCAGGAAGAGGAAGGAGAAAAGACTGAAGCAGAGGAAGGAGCTGTGGCATCTAACACTGATAGCCCACAAGGTACAGTAGGAGGTGGGGATGGAGGAGGAGGTGGCAGTGGTGAGGATGAACAGTCACAACCAGATGATGGAGAAGCCCTGGCCTCTACCTTGAATAAGCTAAAGATGATGATGAAAAAAGAGGAAGGTTACTCTGGACAGGAACCACAGTATTACCATTATGTACCTCCTGCACACTGTCGAGTTAAGCCCCATTTCCAGTTTCTGCTTTTCATGAAGGCCTCAGACCAGTGTGCCAGTAAGGAAGAAGAGGATGGAGAGAAAGATGAGAAGGCAGCAGCTGGTGAAAATGGAGAGCAAACACTGCTAAAAGTCAGCAGTAAATCTGAAAAAGAGACTGAGAATGAACCTTTACATGAGCAAAGCACAAATCCTTCTCCCACATCAACCAAAATGAAGACAGAGGAAAAATCACGTAGTACCCCTGTGGGGCAAATTAATACAGCAGTTTTAGACATCTCTTCTCAACCAGCTGATACCAAGCAAGAAATGTCTGCGCCTCCAGACACAGGTCCCCGCATTCCATCTGGGCCTTTCTTTCCTGTGCTTGGTAAGGATGAAAGCACCAACTTGCAGTGGCCTTCTGAATTACTGGAGTTCACTAAGGCTCAGCCATCTCTCTCCTACAGTTGTAATCCTCTCTACTTTGACTTCAAGCTGTCAAGAAACAAAGGAAACTGGGCTGGCAAAAACAGCAAACCTGCCAAGCCAGTTAGCACTGATGGAGGAGAGGGATCTAAGTCTCACAACATGGATACTACTCCTACCACTAGTGGAGAGATCTGCACTGCCACAATGGTAGCAGGACCAAATACTGAACTAAAGGGACATACATCCTTAAAAGAGGAGGGTGCTGAAAATGAGAACAAAGAGCAGAAATTACCAAGTAGTGAAGATGTGTCTGGAGGgtctaagaaaaagaaaaagaagaagaaacacaAGAAATCAAGCAAGCGTTCCAAACGCAGCGAAAAAGAAAAAGCAGCAGTGGAAGGGGAGTTGGAGAATGAGATTCCAGGAGagaaaactaaaaagaaaaagaagcataaaagaaagaaaagcaaaaataaaccACTTGATGCTGAGGACAATGAAGGAGTTGACCGTaaggaaaaagagaaagacaagGGGGTCAAAGATGGAGTTTCCTCTGCCCAGTCATTAGTAGTAACAGTGTCCCATGAGGGAGAAAAGAGAAAACGATCCCACAAGATTTCACAGTGTTCTGGAGTGGAGGAAAGCAGTGCAGAAAAGCCCAGCTCTGCAGAGGAGCGCAATTGTACTAAACGCCTTAAATCTGACCCCAGCGCACCTGCTGCTTCTTGTTCTGCTTCAGCCCGGAAAAGCTTAAGTGGCGGTCGACCTCCCAGCAGTGacagtgaggaggatggaggATCATCCTCTCAACGTTCTCGACCAGCTCGCCATTGCTCCACACCACCACGTGAGCAGCGCAGACACCACAGTGATGATTCTGGACGATCAGGACATTCACGTAGTAGATCATCTCGTGGAGGTGACCGTAACCATAGACACCACAGAGGTCAGAAGTCACACAGTCGATCCTATTCAAGTAGCTCTGAGCGTTCTTCTGCAAGGAGCAGTGCTTACAGCCGCCGTAGTCATAGTTACTCAGACAGTTACAGTGACTATAGTGATAAAGAACGTCACCACAGATCAAGAAGACCTTCTTCAGATTCAGACTATGAGAGGCGTGATAGTGGCAGGTCTCACAGACGGCACTACTCCTCATCTTCCTCTGAGGACTCTCGTTCCCGCTCACGCTCACATAGTCGCAGGAAACATCATAGGCGGACACACCAACGGAGTAGTAGCCGCAGCTCTAGTCGCAGCAGTAGGAGCAGCAGCGCTCGCTCCTATAGACACAGTAGTTATAGTCGCAGCCGTAGCTCTGTTAGTCGTTCATCTAGCTCCACTAAGGGCTCTCCACATCGTCACGGTCGCAGCCGGCGATCTGACAGTGTCACACAACGACGTGATTTCAATCGGTCACGCATTTACCGTTCCCAATCTCCAAGGTCCTCTTCTCGCACACAGACCCGAAAAAGCAACTCTTCATCTGCACAAGGCACTAGAGGTAGTGGTGGAGCTGCCTCAAAGGAGGACGGAGGTGCTGCAGAACATAGAAATTCATTCACAGCTCGACAGCTACTGGAGAAAATCCAATCTCGAAAAGGAGGGGATGAGTCTGGAACTGGCACCAAGTCAGGCATTAAGAACAAGGACCCCCCACAAGGATACTTTGGGCCCAAGCTCCCCCCTGTCCTTGGAAACAAAAGTATTTTGCCCCTCTTTGGTAAACTCCAGGCTGGAAAGAAACTGCCATTATTTTCTCTTACACGTTTAATTGAAGGTGAAAAGTCAGAGCAGGGGAAAAATTCTGGTAGTAGTGAAGTGATCTTGGTAGAACCCATTCGTGAGttcccccctcctcctcctcctccgcccCAGCCACCAGtccaacaacagcaacaacaaaagcAGCAGTTAGAGGAGGCTGTACCAATTGCTTTAGTGGCTGAAGAGACCAGACATACAGCCTCAGACCCACAGGCCTTTCATGAGTCTCAGCAACAATATGAGCATGATCCAGCTATGATGATGCCACAATACCAAGGTGAGGCAAGGCAAGACCCCAGTAATCCCATGTTGGATGGACATCTGATGGGGCCTGATATGGGTCCACAGCCTACTATGCATGCCTATGCTGGTTACCCCGCACCCACTATGGAGGATGGGGAAATGGGTATGGAAGCTGAAGATGATGGACTTGCACCTTTAGAAAGTCAACCAATCACCTTTACCCCAGAGGAAGTAGAAAAATACAGCAAGTTGCAGCAAGCAGCTCAACAGCACATTCAGCAGCAGCTGTTAGCCAAGCAGGTGAAGAGCTTCCCTTCAGCTGCAGCTGCTGCAGCGGCAGCTAACTTGGCAGCAGCTGCTAATCTTGCCCCTGCACCTCCGCCTCCACCAGCTGCATTGCAGCCTATTCACATCCAGCAACCCACAGTTTCTGCAGCATCTGCTACCTCCCTTACCACAATGCAGCATGCCATCCTGCAGCATCATGCTGCTGCTATGGGCATTCATGCCCATACCCAACACCATCATCACCCTGCACATGCCCAACTTGCTCAGATTCACCATATCCCTCAACATCATCTAACCCCTATCTCCTTGTCACACTTGGGTCATTCCTTAGGCCATTCATTGGGTCACTCTTTAGGACACACAGGCCTGATACCATCTCACCATACTGCCTTTTTGTCAGGCCAACCAATACATATTATACCAGCCTCTGCGCTCCATCACACCCCTTTTGCTCTGCACCATGTACCCCATGCTGCCCTCTACCCAACTCTCTTTGCCCATCGGCCAGGCACTGCAGCAGCAGCGGCTGCCCTGCAACTACACCCCCTTCTTCACCCCATCTTCTCAGGGCAGGACCTCCAACACCCTCCAAACCATGGTTCCTGA